One window of the Rhizorhabdus dicambivorans genome contains the following:
- a CDS encoding acyl-CoA dehydrogenase family protein: MIDFDLSPELADLRGRVLHFIRDSVVPLEDDPRNHGHVVEESLRDELIELTRAAGFLSPHAPREYGGMGLDHRSNAVVFEAACWSPLGPIALNIQAPDEGNVNLLNKIASPGQKAKWLPQIAGGKIRTAFSMTETATGGAGSDPSLLQTSAHAVDGGYVINGRKYMITGAVGATLNIVMARTFDRSGQHLGATMFLTEIDNPAFRIDRMLPTLDTNSPGGHSEVTFDGMFVPEEDVLGAVGEGFRQAQVRLGPARLTHCMRWLGQAVRCHSIAVTHARQRQSFGKLLLEHQGVGFMLADNEIELQQCRLAIWHAAWLLDRGDRARNETSMTKVLCSELLGRVVDRSLQILGAIGITRDTVVERIYRDIRPFRIYDGPSEIHRHALAQRMLANGPFDPYRPLGR, from the coding sequence ATGATCGATTTCGACCTTTCGCCGGAGCTGGCGGATCTACGCGGCCGGGTGCTCCACTTTATCCGGGACAGCGTCGTCCCGTTGGAGGATGATCCTCGCAACCACGGCCATGTGGTCGAGGAATCGTTGCGCGACGAGTTGATCGAACTCACCCGCGCGGCAGGATTTCTCTCCCCTCACGCGCCCCGGGAATATGGCGGGATGGGGCTGGACCATCGCAGCAACGCCGTGGTCTTCGAAGCGGCATGCTGGTCGCCGCTGGGCCCGATAGCCCTGAACATCCAGGCGCCCGACGAGGGCAACGTCAATCTGCTGAACAAGATCGCGTCGCCCGGGCAGAAGGCGAAGTGGCTGCCGCAGATAGCGGGCGGAAAGATCCGGACGGCTTTCTCGATGACCGAAACGGCGACGGGCGGGGCCGGATCGGACCCCTCGCTGCTGCAGACCAGCGCACATGCGGTCGATGGCGGCTATGTCATCAACGGCCGCAAATATATGATCACGGGCGCCGTCGGAGCCACGCTGAACATCGTCATGGCGCGGACGTTCGATCGTTCAGGACAGCATCTGGGTGCGACCATGTTCCTGACCGAGATCGACAACCCGGCGTTCCGGATCGACCGCATGTTGCCTACCCTTGATACCAATTCCCCCGGAGGCCATTCCGAGGTGACCTTCGACGGTATGTTCGTGCCGGAAGAAGACGTCCTCGGTGCGGTCGGGGAGGGCTTCCGACAGGCCCAGGTCCGGCTTGGCCCGGCGCGCCTGACCCATTGCATGCGCTGGCTGGGCCAGGCCGTGCGTTGCCATAGCATCGCTGTCACGCATGCGCGGCAGCGCCAGTCTTTCGGCAAGCTTCTGCTGGAGCATCAAGGGGTCGGTTTCATGCTGGCCGACAATGAGATCGAACTGCAGCAATGCCGGCTCGCCATCTGGCATGCCGCCTGGCTGCTCGACCGGGGTGATCGCGCCCGCAACGAAACCAGCATGACCAAGGTGCTATGTTCCGAACTGCTCGGCCGGGTGGTCGATCGGTCTCTCCAGATACTGGGTGCGATCGGCATTACCCGGGATACCGTGGTGGAGCGCATCTATCGCGATATCCGGCCCTTTCGGATCTACGACGGGCCGTCCGAAATACATCGCCACGCTCTTGCGCAACGGATGTTGGCGAATGGGCCGTTCGATCCTTACCGGCCGCTGGGTCGATGA
- a CDS encoding SDR family NAD(P)-dependent oxidoreductase, translating into MTDILADPFDLTGRIALVTGASSGLGARFARILARHGAKVVLAARRLDRLDAVRNDIERDGGQASCVVLDVADEHSLTAAFDAAEAVFGVVDTIIANAGVSISQRSIAMTTEQFDQQIAINLRGPFLTAREGARRLVQAGSREKRHGRILFITSILATAPEVGLAAYGASKAGVAQMSRVMALELVRQGINVNVIAPGYIETEMNRDWFLTESGAAQVAAFPRRRLMREADLDGALLYFASDLSRAVTGAMLTVDDGQSI; encoded by the coding sequence ATGACAGATATCCTGGCGGACCCCTTTGATCTAACAGGTCGTATCGCTCTCGTTACGGGCGCGTCGTCCGGGCTTGGCGCGCGCTTCGCCAGGATACTCGCCCGGCATGGCGCTAAGGTCGTGCTCGCGGCGCGGCGGCTCGATCGGCTTGATGCGGTAAGGAACGATATCGAACGCGATGGCGGCCAGGCGTCCTGCGTCGTCCTGGACGTTGCCGATGAACATTCGCTCACCGCAGCCTTCGATGCTGCGGAAGCGGTATTTGGTGTGGTCGATACGATCATCGCGAATGCCGGCGTCAGCATAAGCCAGCGATCGATTGCAATGACCACCGAGCAGTTCGATCAACAGATCGCTATCAATCTGCGTGGCCCGTTCCTCACCGCACGCGAAGGCGCGCGGCGCCTCGTCCAGGCGGGAAGCCGTGAGAAACGGCACGGCCGGATCCTATTCATCACCTCCATTCTCGCAACCGCTCCGGAAGTTGGCCTTGCCGCTTATGGCGCTTCGAAGGCGGGCGTCGCACAGATGTCGCGGGTCATGGCATTGGAACTGGTTCGCCAGGGCATTAATGTGAACGTGATAGCGCCCGGCTACATCGAGACGGAAATGAACCGCGATTGGTTTCTGACCGAGAGCGGCGCCGCGCAGGTGGCGGCCTTTCCCCGTCGGCGCCTCATGCGGGAGGCCGATCTTGACGGCGCCCTGCTCTATTTCGCCTCCGACCTGTCCCGTGCCGTAACGGGTGCGATGCTTACCGTGGATGATGGTCAATCGATATGA
- a CDS encoding enoyl-CoA hydratase-related protein translates to MTMGEGPDVLVDRMGHVMIVTINRPEVRNCVNLAVHLGIGEALEEAERDPHIRALILTGAGDKAFCAGADLKALARGEPIIPHDPAKAAWGFAGYVRHHISKPTIAAVIGSAFGGGTELTLASDLAIAADTAQFGLPEVKRGIIAAAGGAFRMVQQLPRKIGMELLLTGNAISADRALVLGLVNAVVPARAVMDEALRLADCVAANAPLAVQATKRTAQGIHDGRIDSEQASWEASRREAALVWLSEDAKEGPVAFAEKRAPVWQGR, encoded by the coding sequence ATGACCATGGGTGAGGGACCAGACGTTCTTGTCGACCGTATGGGGCATGTGATGATCGTGACGATCAATCGGCCCGAGGTGCGCAATTGTGTCAATCTGGCGGTCCACCTGGGCATTGGCGAGGCGCTGGAGGAGGCGGAGCGCGATCCCCATATCCGCGCATTGATCCTCACCGGCGCCGGCGACAAGGCCTTCTGCGCGGGCGCGGATCTGAAGGCGCTGGCACGCGGCGAACCGATTATCCCGCACGATCCGGCCAAGGCCGCATGGGGCTTCGCCGGCTATGTCAGACATCATATTTCCAAACCGACCATCGCCGCTGTGATTGGCAGCGCCTTTGGCGGCGGCACCGAACTCACATTGGCCAGCGATCTCGCCATCGCTGCGGACACCGCACAATTCGGCCTGCCGGAAGTGAAACGCGGCATTATCGCGGCGGCGGGCGGAGCCTTCCGCATGGTTCAGCAGCTGCCCCGCAAGATCGGGATGGAATTGCTGCTGACCGGCAATGCCATCAGCGCCGACCGCGCCCTGGTGCTGGGGCTTGTGAACGCGGTGGTACCGGCCCGTGCCGTTATGGACGAAGCCTTGAGGTTGGCGGACTGCGTGGCGGCCAACGCCCCGCTGGCCGTTCAGGCGACGAAGCGGACCGCACAAGGCATTCATGATGGCCGGATTGATAGCGAGCAGGCCTCCTGGGAAGCCAGCCGCCGCGAGGCCGCGCTCGTCTGGCTCTCCGAGGATGCGAAGGAAGGGCCCGTCGCCTTTGCGGAGAAGCGGGCGCCGGTCTGGCAAGGGCGATAG
- a CDS encoding acetyl-CoA acetyltransferase: MKQISCPELDRIPHTLAETLGAAPRLAYQTATPSGDGPILLLNEAANRIASGEIRVAAVAGGEALRSAAARAAGSAGGARPNIMRQRASQHAYGYRSRYGLSAPVDIYPLYENALRAASGQSLAEAQQESGLILSIFSEVAAETSGAWIRSARSPDEIVTAGPDNRPIAFPYTKLMVANSSVNQGAAFLVTSLATALDAGIPEEQLVYVGRGAAAHEPDDILLRDRFDRTTAMEISLREAMRRNGIDTGDLDFAELYSCFPCVPKMARRILGWPADRAATVFGGLTFGGGPIGNYMSHAVVCMVRKLRQGGRTGLLFANGGYATHNHTIVIGRNRPPDGFLPHDFDVQAEADRARGAVPPLNPDYEGPAAIETYTIAYDRNATPTGGAIVARTPGGERLLARVSAERAADIAFLTDGQVEPVGKMGYVTKGADGDTTWSFMP, from the coding sequence GTGAAACAGATATCCTGCCCGGAACTGGACCGGATCCCGCATACATTGGCCGAGACGCTCGGCGCCGCGCCGCGGCTGGCCTATCAAACGGCGACGCCGAGCGGCGACGGCCCCATCCTTCTGTTGAACGAGGCCGCCAACCGGATCGCCAGCGGGGAAATTCGCGTCGCGGCGGTCGCCGGCGGCGAAGCCCTGCGTTCGGCGGCCGCCCGTGCCGCCGGCTCCGCAGGTGGGGCGCGCCCGAACATCATGCGCCAGCGCGCGAGCCAGCACGCATACGGCTATCGCAGCCGCTATGGTTTGAGCGCCCCGGTGGACATATATCCGCTTTACGAAAACGCCCTGCGCGCGGCTTCCGGGCAGAGCCTGGCGGAGGCGCAGCAAGAAAGCGGACTGATCTTGTCAATCTTCTCGGAGGTCGCGGCGGAAACGTCGGGCGCGTGGATCAGATCGGCGCGTTCGCCTGACGAGATCGTCACCGCCGGACCAGATAACCGCCCGATCGCATTTCCCTACACCAAGCTGATGGTAGCCAACAGCTCGGTCAACCAAGGAGCAGCTTTCCTGGTGACGAGTCTGGCGACGGCGCTCGACGCCGGTATTCCGGAGGAGCAACTCGTCTATGTGGGCCGGGGTGCCGCTGCCCACGAGCCTGACGATATCCTGTTGCGCGATCGTTTCGACCGGACGACCGCCATGGAGATATCGTTGCGGGAGGCGATGAGGCGGAACGGCATAGATACAGGCGATCTGGATTTCGCCGAGCTCTACAGCTGCTTTCCCTGCGTTCCCAAAATGGCCCGCAGGATTCTCGGATGGCCGGCGGACAGGGCCGCGACGGTTTTCGGCGGACTGACCTTCGGCGGGGGGCCGATCGGCAACTACATGAGCCACGCCGTCGTCTGCATGGTGCGGAAGCTTCGCCAAGGCGGCCGGACGGGCCTGCTGTTCGCCAATGGGGGCTATGCGACGCATAATCATACGATCGTGATCGGCCGCAATCGGCCGCCGGACGGCTTTCTGCCGCATGATTTCGATGTCCAAGCCGAGGCTGACCGGGCACGCGGCGCCGTGCCGCCTTTGAATCCCGACTATGAAGGTCCGGCGGCGATCGAAACCTACACCATCGCCTATGATCGAAATGCCACGCCTACGGGGGGCGCGATCGTTGCTCGCACCCCCGGCGGCGAGCGTCTCCTAGCCAGGGTTTCCGCTGAACGCGCCGCGGACATCGCTTTCCTGACCGACGGACAGGTGGAGCCGGTGGGAAAGATGGGCTACGTGACCAAGGGGGCCGACGGCGACACGACCTGGTCTTTCATGCCCTGA
- a CDS encoding coniferyl-alcohol dehydrogenase, with product MNMGYSGQRAVVTGCASGIGAALCVQLVSLGAQVHGFDVRQPADCDPAMRFSQLDLRDPLAIARAAGTIAPSVDLLFNCAGLSSVAPPMDVVRVNFIGMRSFAEAVISRMQRGGRIATVASIAGANWNNRLDTVRALVDTEDYAAADAWAAAHPDSVGAGYALSKEACIVWTMTRAARDAARGLRFNCLCPGSVATPMLHELQKQGRGHVVDAIQQPSGRPSTPAEQAGLLLFLNSDVASYVNGHALVADGGYTAALTIGETPRAAFTK from the coding sequence ATGAACATGGGCTATTCTGGACAGAGGGCCGTGGTCACGGGCTGCGCTTCGGGTATCGGAGCTGCGCTGTGCGTGCAGCTTGTGAGCCTCGGTGCGCAGGTACATGGCTTCGACGTGCGCCAGCCGGCCGATTGCGATCCCGCGATGCGCTTCAGCCAGCTGGATCTGCGAGACCCCTTGGCGATCGCCCGAGCCGCCGGGACCATCGCGCCGTCGGTCGATCTGCTGTTCAATTGCGCGGGTCTCTCGAGCGTGGCCCCGCCGATGGACGTCGTTCGGGTTAACTTCATCGGCATGCGGAGCTTCGCGGAAGCCGTCATATCCAGGATGCAACGCGGAGGGCGGATAGCGACCGTGGCCTCCATCGCGGGCGCGAACTGGAACAACCGGCTCGATACGGTGCGAGCGCTGGTCGACACCGAAGACTATGCCGCAGCCGATGCGTGGGCCGCCGCCCATCCGGATTCGGTTGGCGCCGGCTACGCCCTGTCCAAGGAAGCCTGCATCGTCTGGACGATGACGCGCGCTGCGCGCGATGCCGCGCGTGGTCTGCGCTTCAACTGCCTGTGCCCCGGTTCGGTCGCCACACCGATGCTGCACGAGTTGCAGAAGCAAGGGAGGGGGCATGTCGTGGATGCCATCCAGCAGCCAAGCGGCCGCCCATCGACGCCTGCGGAACAGGCCGGGCTGCTCCTTTTCCTGAACAGCGACGTCGCCAGCTATGTGAATGGCCATGCGCTGGTCGCGGACGGCGGCTACACTGCGGCCCTCACCATCGGCGAGACTCCCCGGGCGGCATTCACCAAATGA
- a CDS encoding NADH:flavin oxidoreductase, with translation MTSTTFSRLFEPLAMARGPAMKNRFALAPMTNQQSFPDGVMSDDEYRWLTLRARGGFGLVLTAAAHVQATGQGFPGQIGAFGDQHIEGLARLASGLKASGAVAALQLHHGGNRSVADLVSELVCPSDDPATGARALTTGEVETLRNDFIAAAKRADLAGFDGIEIHGAHGYIITQFLSPVINRRTDRYGGNVENRARIVMEIIDGIRASCRADFQIGLRLSGERFGLRLGEIVSLTAEILRQEKIDYFELSAWDVAKEPSEPGFEGRTLLSCFTELPRGNVRLGAAGKIMSGSVAADVIEKGCDFVVIGRAAILRHDFPEQVRRDPDFASPPLPVSVEALQLEGVGPAFIDYLRSFPGFVGEPVAGLDHYAAIGEWLKTEG, from the coding sequence ATGACGAGCACGACGTTTTCCCGCCTGTTCGAACCGCTGGCAATGGCGCGCGGCCCCGCCATGAAAAACCGGTTCGCGCTTGCGCCCATGACAAATCAGCAGAGTTTTCCCGATGGCGTGATGTCCGACGATGAATATCGTTGGCTCACCTTGCGGGCACGCGGAGGCTTCGGTCTGGTGCTCACTGCGGCCGCTCATGTTCAGGCCACCGGTCAGGGCTTCCCGGGCCAGATCGGGGCCTTTGGCGATCAACATATCGAAGGCCTTGCGCGCCTGGCCTCGGGCTTAAAGGCGAGCGGCGCCGTGGCAGCGCTGCAGCTCCACCACGGCGGCAACCGTTCGGTCGCCGATCTCGTCTCGGAACTGGTCTGCCCCTCCGACGATCCGGCGACGGGCGCACGGGCACTGACAACCGGTGAGGTCGAAACGCTGCGGAACGACTTCATCGCCGCGGCGAAGCGCGCAGACCTGGCGGGCTTCGACGGTATCGAGATTCATGGGGCACATGGCTACATCATCACGCAGTTCCTTTCCCCCGTGATCAATCGCCGAACCGATCGATACGGCGGTAATGTGGAGAATCGCGCGCGCATTGTCATGGAGATCATCGACGGAATTCGCGCTTCCTGCCGCGCTGATTTCCAGATTGGCCTGCGCCTGTCAGGCGAACGGTTCGGCCTGCGGCTCGGTGAGATCGTATCGCTGACCGCGGAGATTTTGCGGCAGGAGAAAATCGACTATTTCGAGCTCTCCGCATGGGACGTCGCTAAGGAACCCTCGGAACCGGGCTTCGAGGGCCGCACGCTGTTAAGCTGCTTCACCGAACTTCCGCGCGGCAATGTGCGGCTGGGGGCAGCCGGCAAGATCATGAGCGGGTCGGTTGCCGCCGATGTCATCGAGAAAGGCTGCGACTTCGTAGTCATCGGGCGTGCAGCGATCCTGCGGCACGATTTTCCCGAGCAGGTCCGCCGCGATCCTGATTTCGCCTCTCCCCCCCTGCCCGTCTCGGTCGAGGCCCTGCAGCTGGAGGGCGTCGGCCCGGCCTTTATCGACTATCTGCGGAGCTTTCCCGGCTTCGTCGGAGAGCCTGTCGCGGGCCTGGACCACTATGCAGCGATTGGCGAGTGGCTGAAGACAGAGGGCTGA